A window of Acinonyx jubatus isolate Ajub_Pintada_27869175 chromosome B2, VMU_Ajub_asm_v1.0, whole genome shotgun sequence genomic DNA:
AGAATTAGAAGGGCGTAAGAGTGCACCTGTTCACACTTTCACCAAAGCCTGTGCTCATCAACACCACCCACGATGAGTGGAGCCCTCTTCCCTTTGTTCGCAACTTAATTCAGTTCCCTGGACGCTGCTCTTGGTTTAAAAGTACTTGTCTTACGCCGATGGAGCTCAAATGTGCTTCCGTGTAAATTCTCCTTCCCAGCCTTCTTCATCTGACAGACTTTCAAATACGTGACCGTTGATCCCCAGTTCCCTGCTAGTCCTCTTGTCCAGGTTGAGGGAGAAATTCTCCATTTTCACATCTTCCCGTATGGGATGGATGGTTTCCCCACGGAGACTTTCAAAGAAGACCATAACGGGGCAAAGTATCATCGTTCCGTAAAAACACAGCGGTAAGTAGTTATCACCTGGCTCAGTTTCAGGAGAAAATGTAGAGCACGTAAAGACTCTCATGCCAACTGGATGCTGTCGCACATGCCCCTGACATTGCTTTGCTTGTCTTCTAAAGCTTCTGCAAAATCACTTCttcctatgtaattttttttggaGGTCTGTTATGAGTTGCCCTCAAGAtttttgctactcaaagtgtccAGACCACTAGCATCAGCATTATCTGGAAGGTTACTGGGCACTCAGTATCTCAGGCCCCACTTtctgaaccagaatctgcattttaacaaggtcccCAGGTGACGCGTAAGCACTGTATAGTTTCAGAAGCACTGGTCCATATTCCTGCAGATTACCTCCTCATTGGGCATGCGCCAGGCTTTTTGAATATATATTCCATCTATGTGTATACTTATTTGTAGACAGGAACTGTGTAATTTGTAATCATGGTTTTATCCAGTTTTCAGTCCATGACGTAAAGAGTCTATCTGACCTAAAGAACTCTATACAAATAGTATGAGATCTGATCAAAGCTCAGATTTATTAGGTAGGCCCTTCCCTATTAATAGATGGATCTTTTGTTCTGGAAAGGGATTCTACTTTAATTGGGCGACAGGTGGGCATCTGCAAGGTACTGAGTAAGGGGCTAGCTAGACCAGACTGTCATGGTCAGTGTTGGGTGCCCACATGGAAAACTACTGAAAAATGCTGCaaatccattaaaagaaaaactaacttTGGAGGAACAATTAGTGACCGTCTCTAAAATATTACCCACAATACTAAAAATATTAGTAGTGCTCTCGTCTgtatgttgttttttctttttttttccttttcacaaacTTCAGTTTGATTTATGGTTTCCAGCGTGGCATTcaaggtatttatttttcctcttttttttttttttttctcgctCCTTTCTTATCCGTTGACCTTACTGGTCTTTTCCTAGCTGTATTTGTCTTGTAACATTGCATTTTCAAATGTCATCACTGGAAAAAAGATAATAGCATTTTTCTCATACAAAAAACCTAAAAGCATTTTCTAGGAAAAACTCAGAATTACATTAGTGACCATTGGTGTCGATCTGATGTTGAATCTTTGCAAGTGAGAGCAAAATTAGGTAGGCTGTTCTTTATCCAAATGGGTCTTTAATGAATCTTATTTAAAAGTGGGTTTATAAAGTGGCTGGTCTCTTTAATAATATGAACTTCTCCAAGTGgcacttagaaaataaatttaggatGTAATAGGTTATATACAACACCAAATTGGTCTTCCCTTAAGGagacagaacaaacaaaaaatattcctGCACAGAAACATAGCATCTGTGTACTTGTAGTACTGCGTGATTTGTGGTCCCTGTTCGGCGAGGGCTAATTGACAGTGAGAATCCTCCCTGCTGTCTGTCGCAAACCATAATTAGGAAAGACAATAACATTTTGTGTACAAAATAATAATGGAGAACAGACTTGTCTTCAGAATAAAGATGGACAGTCTGCCTTCGAAGAGCCAAGGACCATCCATCTGTACATTCATGGAAGAAATAGCTTTAAGATGTTTTCCTCTTGGGGTTGGTAAATACGGTATAATTTAGACCATGGTATAATACAAACATAGAAATCCTTCCTAAAAGGGTTGGATACATTTGTAGGTATTAGGCTCATTCTGGGTAATTAAGTGAAACCAAAAGTACTCGGGGTGCAGACTTAACTTTTCACAAGGTGTGTCGGGGAGATTTGCCATGTTATAAGTCTGCATGGCTGTCGGCCCCCTTCTCGGGAGGAATGTTGGGCTGGGATGACCTTGATCAGACCAGGTAGGGTCCATCTCATCATTTTACAGCAAAACAGCCATTGATAGGAGAGGGCAGATTGCCTTACTCATCGCTCATCAGCCAGGTCTTCAAAACTGTGCCAAGGTTTCTGTCTTCTGTGATAATTAAATGATTCAGTGTGGGTTTTTCCATGCTGCAGGAGCAGGTTATCACGTGTCCTGCTTCCAGGGAAGCCTTTCTCAAGACAAAAGGCCACTTACTTTGCCATTTTGATTTTCTCAGACTCAGCGTTTAAACAAGACACTACTGGATTATTTCACACAGCTTAGGCAAAGTTCTTAAAATGGGCTGTGTTCATATTTGTGTTCACCTGTTGGCTTCAGGGTAGGCGAAGGGGCTCACTATTTTCTGAATTCCTTTCAAGTACGTGAAACGAAATGTAAATTACACTTCAGCTATCATGTTAGAGGGAGTGGGAATGGGGATAATCTGTATTAATCTTCCCCAAATAAACAGGAATAATTATTAATACTACTCGTCATAGCTACATCCCTCATCATTTAGTCAGCTATACTTTTCAAACCTTAATCTGTGACTGTCAGAGTTTGGTCAGCAAAATGTGTTCCTTGTtaggaaggtttttttgttgttgttattattgaagACTCACATTCTGCTACACAAGTTTTCATTATGTTTGCACTCCTCCGAATGCTTATACAGATTGGTTGCCTTTCATGGCAGTTTCTAACCTGTGAACTCAACTTAAAAGGCAAAATCAGTGTCTGCTTCTTTGAATGTAATGATTGGATTTAGTTGTAATGATTGACAGTAGCCATAAAAATCCGTAGAAATGAGACTGTAATCGACAGTGGGTCATATACCGAAAGttacatgttctttttttggCAGTGCTCTGTTTTGGTAAGGAGATTAATCATCTCTCTTagttcttctcaaactttagtatgGATGTAAGAGATGCCAGTAAGGCACAGATTCCTGGGTACTACCTCTTGAGTTATGATCCGTTGGGCTTGGAGGGAGTCacgggaatctgtatttttaataagcaccACTGATGATTTTGACACCGTGATCTATGGGCTCAACCTTGATATGGTCTGATTACTATTCTTTCCATAGCACAATCCCACTTCTCTTGCAAGTTACCTTACTTGAAGGACGAGGCAAAAGTGAGAACATTTCACATTCTGGctttattcatttctgatttaaaataaaacatttctattttatcttgCCCCTAAGACCTCCGATCGATCTCCGGAAAGAGCAAAAAAGGTCTGGAGGAaagtaatgaaaattataaatataaataaaaaattatatataaaatataaattaaaaatatataaaattattaaaaaattttaaaaatataaaataggcccactcatgctgtgtctctgccTCATCTTGCAGGCCACTAAGGGATAGTTTGTGGGAAAACATGGTATTTCTGAGACATATGAAAATGTGTTCTCTTCTTAATAACCTATTACGCCCCAGTCATTCCTAAACCTAGAGGAAGATCTGGAAGGAGCATGGGGGTTGGAGAAAGTTTGTCTATAACAGATGATGATGTAAACATGCAGTGGGTAACTGAGGAACAAGAACGAATGGAAAGAAGTGCAGaagtaaagaaatacagaaagaaaatggagaaaggtgAGGAACTGGAGAAAAGTCAGAGGAATAATATGCAAGGAACTTTTCGAGTGGTAAAGGCTGGAGCCTTCCTAGCTCCCTGACTTTTCACACAAGGGCTGTCCTCCTCACAATAATGTTGAAAGAAGGCATTTTTAGCCCAGGTTAGCAGATGTGCAGGCTGATGGTGGCTAATTGGTGACAGAGGCAGGGAGCACATGAAGTCTGGCTGGCTTCTGAGCCCCTGTTGTTTTTGCCCCCTGTGTCTTCCACTGTGACCAAATGACCTAGAATTAAGGGAGGATGAATTTGTCAGCCGAGTGGTGCTCGAGGAGGAGTGAAACCAGGACAGATGAACACATGACTTGCTTTTTTGAGTGcagtaaaaaagtaaatagattAAGAGTGCGTGTTCGTctatcagtgaatgaatggataaataaaatgcagactGGCCACACAATAGGTGAAAGAAGacagtcacaaaaggccatgCAGTATGGATTCCgtgtatatgaaatgtccagaacaggaaAATTGATAGTAACAGAAAccagattaatggttgccagaagctggaggaaaggggtgggggtggcacgTATGGAGCTTCTTTTGCGGGGATGAAAACTTTGGAATCGTAAgcggtgatggttacacaacccTGTGAATGAATATAGCAGGAGCATACTTtgaaagagtgaattttatggtatgtaaattatagaTCTAAAAAGAATCATGTTTCGGATTTAGACAGGCTGGAAATCGAACCTGCCTGAAGCACTTATCAGCCGTGTGGCTACGTGACAGGTTATTTGAATTTTCATAGCCTTCGTATATACtcatttctaaagaaataatgacaaagatctttgatttttaagtaatctctgcacccaacatggtgctcaaactcatgaccctgagatcaagagtcccatgctctatcgactgagccagccaggcaccccgctaAAGAAGTGATGACAGTATGAACCTTAAAAAGATTGTGAAGATTCTGTGAACTAAGGCATGTCAGgttcttagcacagagcctggcacagagcgaTTACACCATCAGTGTTAGGCCCTCTAGAGAGGTTGTATTTGAAGAGATTTGAGAAATTCGTGCAGGTTGTGCAGTGGGAATTATTGGCTGGGATTGTTGGCCAGGGTATCATGGCTCTCCATATTTCCACAGGCTCAAGGTAGAACAACACGGGACTGGAGGTGCCCGTGCAGATTTTCAAACCCAGAAATCAACTGTCACTTCATCCTGAGGCCTTTGAGGGCCAATATCAATATCAAGAGCTCTTGTGCAAATACATCCTGAATAGTTCAAGACATTAACATTTAGACTAGCAACTGGATATATTTGTACCTAAACTTGTTATGAAGTCACAGCTTCTTCataattaaattgttttatttcacatcTCTGCCTAGTCATGAGGCAGATGATTTCAATGATTATTTTGGCACAGAACCAAACACTAATACGAAACAACGACGTTTTGTCAAGGTATTTGAACCATTTCCTAACGGGATTCTAATTTAATTGctcaatataaaaaatgtttactataatTGTGTTGTGTTAGAACTTGAGTGAACCTTTTAAAGATGCCTGTTTATATGGCCTTTTTATTACGTGAGAAacagtttgatgagtttgaaCTTTCATGTCAGAGATCTAAACATTCGCCCGGACTCTGAGGGGAGAAGGCATTATTGTGTAGCAACGTATCGGGCACCCTCCGCACGAATTGCCTCTTCTTCCCTTGAGATACGGAGACGCTTAAGTGCTGTCAGAAAAGCTGTCCTTGCGCCCAGATATAATGAACAGAGAGCAAAAAACTCCTACTCATGCTTCgacaagtgatttttaaatttggcaTGTCTGTCTTATTAACTACCGTTTCTTTTCTCTTACAGCGTGGGGACGGGCAGCCGCTGCCATGCTCTTCTGTGGCTTTATCATCCTGGTGATCTGTTTCATCCTCTCCTTCTTTGCCCTCTGTGGACCCCAGATGCTTGTCTTTCTGAGAGTGATTGGAGGCCTCCTGGCCCTGGCTGGTAAGACTATGTCAGCAATTCATACCTTCAGTAGGCATCACTATAGTACTGTCTCTCCCATGACCCTTGACAATTACACTTCCTGATCTGTTTGCAGAAAATGTGTCACCAAGGGCCGAAGTAACAGTCAAGTGTCTTAAGATCTAGGTCCCCTTCCTCCTGTGGCTCAGACGGTATTACATGTCCTCCATCCAAGGGAGGAAGGTTGTCACTCTGCGTGCTGCTCTCGCTTGTAGATGACCCCATGTCCAGCGACACCCCTACCTTGAGGGACCAGGGCTGAGTCAGCCCTGGAAGTGTAGTGTTTCCATAGCGATCCCAGTGCGGGCCTCCTTGATCCCCTTGCTGAGGGGGCTGGAATGTCCCGGAGCCATTTTACTTATTGAAGGATGTTACTTATTGAAGGATGAAGCTTATGATATAGTGGGGCATAGAAAGGGTTTCTGTGGTGGGACGGGAGACTCTAGGAGGCGCCTGGACTGGGATTGCCATTTTGTATCATAGAGCCAGTTCTGGGGGATGGGAATTTAGTTATGTAGGTGAGTGCGGTCAGAGTGAACATTTATTAACGGAATGCAAGAACTAGGAGTCTAGGAGCaagatttatttgaaattttaggtGGGATCCTGGCACTAGGGACCTCAGCCGCAGAACTGAATTTAGATGCAACACTGGATtttctgaggaagagaaaatccacAGGTCTTTTCTCAAGGTACTAACTTAGGCTCGAGGGACCAAAGCAGAAATCCAGCTACAGACCTGGAGTACAAGTACAGAGTGAACAGATGGTCTTGGAACAAGTCAGAAGCCTTGTGATTAGAAGAGGTGCATAAGATCAAGCGTGAGCCCAAAGGGAGACTGCCCTGTTCTGGGTTCCCTGAGCTTAGGGAGGGTGCTCGCAGAGCCTGGGCAGAACAAGTTAGGGGTGAAAAGGGTCCTGGCTCAGAAGAAGGAGGTGGCCTCAGAGAACCAGCCCGTATAGGTCCGGCCCTCACCTTTACCTTGGAGAATTTCCCTTGATTGAAACATAAGGTTTACTCCAATGTTCCTTATGTCTCAAAGTTTGCTTTTCGAATACTATTTTAAAACCAGAAGTGGTTTGGAATCACAAAACATGAAGAATCTTGTTGAATCCTATTTCTGCTTCTATTTGGCTTTCATAGTTAAATTTATAAGACTTTATCAAACCAACACACGCGATGTATCTTCCTTTCACATGCCTTAGAAGACTAGATGGGCGCCTATTTTAATCACCATTAGAAATAACACCAGGACATTCATATTCATTGAAAAACCCCAGTTGGTACCATATGACCCGGCAATGCCTCTTCTCCGTATGTATCCcaaggaactgaaagcagggacttgaacaaGCAGGGACTTGGACATGATTGTCCACCCATggtcatagcagtattattcacaacagccaaaaggtggaaacaacccaagtgttgcaggaaatgttaaatgaaaatgtggtatatcacatacaatggagtattattcagccatcaaaaggaataaagctCTGATATATGCTACagtgtggatggaccttgaaaatcCTATGCTAAGAGAAACAAGGTAGACACAGAGGGcaagtattttatgatttcacttatgcgACAGAAAGTAGATCCAAGCttaccaggggctgagagagggaggggtaagCAGAGTTTAGGTTGGGAATGTTGAAAAAGTTTTAGGTAGAGAgagtggtgatgattgcacaacattGGGAACGTATTTAGTGCCGGCGAATGGTACACGTAACCAGTGGTTACATGATAAACATGATGTTGTATGGAATttgccatcatttaaaaaatcccacTTTCCTCCATGTTAGCGTTAAAAACATTACGATCTGGGAAGGGCCTGCTCGAGCTGACAGAGTTGCAGGAGTTTCTGTTGTAAGGAAGACTAATTCTGGCAAACTCCCACAGCTTCACTGCATACTGTCCTGCTTAATTCTGCCTTCTCACCTTACGACTGAGTACTCATTTTTGCCTTGAGAGTTTGATAAGTAGAACGGGGCATGTTGTTAGAAGAGGGAAAGGCCTAGGAATCTTCAGTGTACTTTTAGTGGTTAGCAACGTTCAGTTAGGGCCTACTGGACTTCTAAGAAATATTTCGCagcaacaattatttttaattttatgtatgccTTGGGGTTACTATCTGAAAAACTGAGTACCGATACAATACAGATTGTGCAGAAATGGATCCAAATCATTGTAAGAACTTTACCTATGATGAACTGAAACAGGTGGTGAACGATATTTAACATTTATGACCAGGGGAATTTGAAGATAATTTAGGCAAGGGTTGCTTTTATGTCTTACGCAATATTTTGcagtaaataataaacttaacaAGTAAGAATTTGCCATTTAAAGCAtataagaaacagagaaatgttaAGATCTGCACCGAGATCACTCTTCTTAAATTGCCAGAGAAGGGGAATATTTTGAGTTGAAAAACGGAAGGAACAAACCATGATGTGGAAACACTGATGGCCTTTCtagcaataaaaaaacaaaaaaggaaaagaaaatgactttgagGATGCATTTGTGGAGCTGGCAGAAAGCATTTCGGTGAAAGGAGGAGGATTGAGGACTCTCTGCTCTCCAGAGCACGGCCAGCTGGCCCCTCTGGGTGCAGACTGGTGTCTCAATGTCACAGATTGAAAATGCATTCATGCCCAATGATGTAACAATGCACGGGTGAACTATGGCGTGAGAGAATGCAAGAACGCAGCATAGTGCGTGGAAGCTCGTTACAGCTTTGTAGAGTTATGCATGTTCAttggaaaataagacaaaaatagatttaatcaagtttgtattttttttttaatttgcttaaaatGCCAATATGATGAATAATAACTGTAATAAGGTGACTCTTCTACCAAAGAGCTTAGAAATCTTCTGGGTCTGTGCATTCTTTCTTATATCTTCCTTCCACTTCCCCAAGGCACTGACTCTTCCCCTCTTGAATTCCCGTCCCGCCATCCTGGAACATTCTTGCCTCCGACCTCCATCTCtccatttctatttattcttcagaTTCCTGCCTCCTCTGCAGGCTTTTCTGGTGCTTCCCTACATTGGTCATTCGCATCATTGGCTTGCTGTGCCTGCCACTTAGTCACTCGTTTATTAAGTGACTATTCCAGTGGTGTAGTTTATCAACATTGTCTCACGTATGTgttgtgcacacgtgtgtatatGCGTACATATTACTTTTGCTAACATGGAAAATATGAACTGTGTTTGGCACAGGAATTACCAAGATGAAAAAATACTCTTCGGTACCACCCTGCTTTCTACTCTGTACTATAGTTTTGCACCTTTTACTTTAGTAAACGTAATGCGTACACAGGTACTACCGAGAGAGTCCCTAATTGTTCTGTCTGTATTTCGTATATTCAGTCTTCTGCTCAGTGCCAGGTATCTCTGACATACAACACTCAATAACCTGTGTTGGCTCATGATTAACCACATTCCCCCGGTCCCTTTCATTAGCGCGAAGTGGATTTAACGGTTATGTAAAGGCAAAGACATCGTGGAAGAGGGAGTTAATCTGTTGTTACCACGCATTCATCCATGCGTCCATATTCACTCTTTGGgatgtttttcttcccttcagcTGTCTTCCAGATCATCTCCCTGGTAATTTACCCCGTGAAGTACACCCAGACCTTCGACCTTCATGCCAACCCTGCCGTCACTTACATCTATAATTGGGCCTATGGTTTTGGGTGGGCGGCCACGATTATCCTGATCGGCTGTGCCTTCTTCTTCTGTTGCCTTCCCAACTATGAAGATGACCTTTTGGGCAATGCTAAGCCCAGGTACTTCTACACATCCGCCTAAGGTGGGGAGTGAGCAGAAGAAACTCGATGCTGCCAAGATGGATCCCAGAGCAAGAAACTGTCTTCCTCAGCGTCCTTCGAACCCATTTGGTGGGCAGTGTGCATATCATGAAATTAGTCAATGCTAAATaacttgggagaaaatatttcttaaatggcAGTACAGTTTCATATTCACCTTTTATATATGTTTGTAAACAAAACTtacttcttttaattaattacctGTAATATGCCCGTATCTCCTTATTTCTACCCATACCATTTATACTGCATTTGTaaaagaatatgaatatgaaacGTAACCCCTTTATACGGTAAAAAATGAGAAGGCTTCAAAGATTGGTGTGACGGTaaaagaatatgaatatgaaacGTAACCCCTTTATACGGTAAAAAATGAGAAGGCTTCAAAGATTGTGTGTTTTTCTCAGGTGGAATGGACTGGGTCTATTAAAAGCCAACAAGAAGAGAGCGGTATTAGTAAAAATTGTCAGTGACCAACTATTCCAcgagaaatacaaaaaatatatatttttcaagccTTCACCtatttaaagaagcaaaatattttcctaaatgcATACCATTTGTGAGAATTTCTAACtaatatcctgattttttttttttttttttgcaaaacttCATGTTAACTTGATATGGCATCTACGAACGTTTTCTTTCATAGCCAAAGCCTGCTGCCGTAGTCAGGCCTCCTTACGTAGTGAAATGTTAagacaaaattttctcttttgaagtgGCTTGTAGGGTTGGGGTGTGGGAAAGTGCTGAATTCATAGAtctgtactcttttgtgtctatATGTTCGGGAACACAGTAGATCTGATTGAAAGCTGGGCTGGGTCTAACTCATCGCGGCTGACAGGTGTGATTTGGTTGTTTATTGAAGCATCAGGAGGGCCATTCCTATCACAAAGTAGCATGAAGACAGCGTCAGGAGAAGAAATGGCTTGAATTCTTCATCTCAGGTTTGACTGGGCTCTAATCATATAGACACAGCTTCTGATAGATGGCAATTGTAAACAACACCTTAAATGTAGTTACAAACCTGGTCTTCCTtggaaaagagatttaaaatatctgatataaaacatacaatgggaaaaatCAGGGATGTGAGGTTTCTCTGAATGGCAAATATATGATATATCGCgttgactattattatttttttaccatttgtTCTTACATAATGAAAACCAATTCATTTTATAtaccaaattattattttgtaacttGCAGAATAAACCATTGCTGTTTTCATTACGAATTTTCCCCAATAAACCAGGTGTTCTAATCTCGTTTCTAGTTTgtagtttttggttttgcttttttcttttttcaactctGGGGaagggaatattttttttaagtttacttatttggaaagagagaacacccacacaggtgggggaggggcagggagcgagggagagagggaatcccaagcaggctccacactgtcagctcggagcctgacatggcgcttgaacccacaaaccatgagatcgtgaccagagacaaaatcgagagtcagacgctcaactgactaagccacccaggtgccaggagaagggaatttttaaaaaaaatgctttgagtgGGGCAAAACAATAAGAGTGttggataaaatgaaaagtagctttttcttagttttaaggGTCTTGCTCATTTGCGGTTTCCAATAACAATTTTTGAATGAACTTTAATGGATTCTATTAGTCTCCTCCCCGGACCTCTTCAATGACTAGCACCCGGTACACAGGTATCTATCCGTTGCTGCCACCAGAGGGAAATGGACTGAGAGATTTCCCATAGCTCTAGATGCCAGGGAACATTTGTGTGGTTTAGCTGAAGGTTCATCCTTCTCTCATCTTCCTGCTTGAGATACGATCGTCTTCCATTCAGATAGTGGGACAGCAAGgaatttctttacttgttttcCCCTTTTCCACCTTCCCCCAGTTCTCCACCATGGATTGTAGGTTAATTCTCCTGTGGTGTGTGTAGATGTGAAGACGGGTTGCAGAGTGGCATGGTGGGATATTGGAGCCACTTCTCGGTGCTTCTGTTGGCCGGTTGGTTCTTGGCaggcaatttttttctgtttttcaacatATGAGCTGAACGTTTCCCATCATAAATTTAGAAGACTGTAGTCTGGGTGATTTTTCACACCAGAAATTTTAAAGGCTTCTGTGACAGGTAGAGGAGTCGAGGTGATAATTAACAATGTTAAAAATGTCATCTTCTGAAATAATAGCACAGGTAACTCAAGAAGATAATGGGTAGCTAGAGATTACGAAAACAACTTGTGTACCTGAAAACGACTCTCAGATACACGGTTCTCTAAAGCAAGCACTCCTGTCTTGGATTTTCCCTGTCCAACTTTCGCCTTTCCCTCCttaataaattatatactatAGTCTAATGATGCACATGTAGGAAAAATATGGCTTCCTGGGACCTATGGTCTGTATTAACGGAAGCATTTCAATCCGAAATGTTTCCAACAAAGACATACTGTTATCTTGGCTAACATGTTCTACTTCTTTCAGCCCTGTTCAGGCACAGAGATCCTCTGTTCCTTGTTGGTTCATATTCACCAGGACAGATACCTTTATGTCATAAAAGGGGCAGAATTCCAGAGAGTTCTAGAGAGTAACGAAGAAGTTGACTAAGAAGCCATCTAAAGACTAACAGTGCATTGCATGATATTTTCCCTAGTAAAGCTGAGTGCCTTTTGGCTCTCTAATTATATTGAGTCCCCACCCTTTAAATAAGCAGTTGTAGGTCCCCAAACACTTTCTCACGCTCACACTGTAAGTAGTCAGATATGCCGGGTGCCACTTACTGTTGAATGCCACAAAGAAGTAATACGTCAAGGTCCTTCAATTGTCACACAAGGTTAACTATGGAGTgtaattattttagtttcaaaaCCATATATGACAGGACTGACAATAAAGTTTGATAGGCTTTccttttctaagaaaatgaaaacaatgggaGAACATAGCCATAATATCTTGATTATGTTGACTTTTGCTACCAACTCCTGCTGAAAGACAGCCCtattaatataataaacataaatgctGGATCAACTTATCCTGTTTTCCCAGGCGTATCCGAAAAGGCCATATTTGaagggcatccaacttcggctcttgTTGGCTGTGTAGGCTTGGGCAGTTTACCTCTCCACTGGCCTCATaacctcattcataaaatgattGCAAATTATCCTTTTTGTTTCCAAATTCTTTGAttctgtgtgtttgtatgtgtatctGCTCATTTGTCaatttacttaaatattcttgggtaaaagaaaataagataaagtgaTCCTATTTTTTgtgtgcttccccccccccccgccccccaagttGACTCTCATAGCTAGAGACAATGATTAAAATCCTAATACggtgatggattttttttttctttagttgaaaatgaaagaagattcCTTTAGTTGGAAGAACCACTAAATAAGTGAATATAAACTCTATCATAAACATAAGTCAGCCTAaagcttagaagaaaagctttaatTGTATTCTAGGGAGCTTCTGATTCAAGATGGTAGAGTGGACTCCATTAAATCCATCACTTCTGaccaatatagaaaaaaattgtagaatAACAAACAAGTCCCAGAGGGATTAAATCCATAACAAGGGAGGTGTCCATCAGCTGACCAGGGGCTTTGCCAAATTTGAGAAGATGAAAAATGTTGACATCGTCAACAGTGG
This region includes:
- the PERP gene encoding p53 apoptosis effector related to PMP-22, giving the protein MLRCGLACERCRWILPLLLLSAIAFDIIALAGRGWLQSSEHIQTSSLWWRCFHEGGGSGSYEDGCQSLMEYAWGRAAAAMLFCGFIILVICFILSFFALCGPQMLVFLRVIGGLLALAAVFQIISLVIYPVKYTQTFDLHANPAVTYIYNWAYGFGWAATIILIGCAFFFCCLPNYEDDLLGNAKPRYFYTSA